The genomic region GACCGCGTTGATCAGGCGGGTGAATGCCTCTTCGACCTGGGAGGCGGCCAGTTCGGCGTCGGCGGCGGCGAGCTGGGCGTCCAGGTCGTCGGGGGTGGCGTCGGCCTTGGCGATGGCGGACGGGTCCGCCGACTCGGCGCGGGCGGTGAAGCGGACCTGGGCGAGGGCGGCCTTGGCCATCTCGTTGGCCGGCTCCGCGGTGAGGATCTCCTGGTAGGCGGCCTCGGCTGCGGCGTAGTCGCCCTGGTCGAAGGCCTCTTCGGCGGCGACGAAGCGCGGGTCTTCCGGCTCCTCTTCTTCCGGCTGCTCGGCGGCGGCGCCTCGGTTGGCCTCGGCGGCGGCGATGCCGGGCAGGCGGTCGCGCAGGGCGTCGATCAGGGTGGTCAGCCACTCGCGGATCTGCGGCTCGGGCAGTGCTCCGGCGAAGGCGTCCACGGGCTGGCCGCCGGCGATCGCGACCACTGTGGGTACCGACTGGACGCCGAAGAGCTGGGCGATCCGCGGGTTGGTGTCCACGTCAACCTTGGCCAGCAGCCAGGTGCCGCCGCTGGCCTCGGCCAGGCGTTCCAGCACCGGGGACAGCTGCTTGCACGGGCCGCACCAGGTGGCCCACAGGTCGACCACGACCGGGATCTGGAGTGAGCGCTCGACCACCTTGGCCTGGAAGTCGGCCTCGGTGACGTCGATGACCCACTCGCCACCGCCGCCACCGGCGGCCGCGGGGGCGCCGGGCTCGGACTGGGCGGGGCCGGCCGGCTGACGGGCTGCCGCGTCGGCCCTGGCCTTGAGCGCGGACAGGTCCACCGCTCCGGCGAGCGCGGCGGACAGTGCGGCGGTCTTACGAGGATCGGGCCTTGTCACGGTTTCCATCCTGACACGACCCGGGTATGTCGCGCCGCCCGCCCGGCGATCCGGGTTGGCGGCGGCGGGGCCGGGTCGCGGTTCGGCCGCTCGCCGCAGGGCGATGAAAGGGCACTGAGCGGCAATTCGCGGCGGTCGGGGTGTGGGTTTCCGGAAAATGCGAACCGCACCCGGGGAATCGAAATCGGCCGGGTGCGGTTGGTCATGTGCGACGCTTTTCCATGCCTTCGCGAGAGGAGTTCAGGGGCGGGAGTGGATTACTGGCCGGAATGACTGGACCTGTGCCGGGATGGAATTGTGTACGGTCGGCACTATGACGGTTGTCACTCCTGCGGGGGCAGCTTCTTGGGCAGACTGACAGAACCGGCAGTTTTGCCAGTCACCCTTGGGGTGAACGGACACACCCAGTCGGGCTCGGTAAAACGGCCCCCGTAATGCCTGGACTCGTCCTCGTAGGCCAGGAAGCTGGGGTTGACCGACCCGTGGAACTCCATCTCGCGCTCGCGGATCCGCTCACGCATGGTGAAGAACTTCTCACGCAGCGCATTGAACTGCACGTGGGAGTTGAACACCACCGCGGGCCGGGGGAACCGGCGGCCCGGCCGGGAGGCGTTGGGGTGCATGCCGATGACGAAGAACGGGTGCCCGCCGACGCAGTAGGCGAAGTCGCTGCTACCAGGGTCGCTGCTGTACAGGCGGTACCAGCGCGTGCCCTGGGCCACGTCGTAGTCGTGCAGCGCCTGCAACTGTCCCCACAGCAGCCGTTCGAAGTGCTGCTCGCTGGGACACTCCAGTTCGTCGAAGGTGGCCAGGAAGCTGGCGAAGCTCTTGTTGCTGAACTTCGTCTCCTTCGCGTAAGTGACCAGGTCGTGATGTAGAGCTGCGATTTCGGACACGTCACCGAAATCCCCGTAGTGGTGGTGCGTAATGGCGTTCTTGCGCAGCGCCGCCCGA from Crossiella sp. CA-258035 harbors:
- a CDS encoding tetratricopeptide repeat protein, yielding METVTRPDPRKTAALSAALAGAVDLSALKARADAAARQPAGPAQSEPGAPAAAGGGGGEWVIDVTEADFQAKVVERSLQIPVVVDLWATWCGPCKQLSPVLERLAEASGGTWLLAKVDVDTNPRIAQLFGVQSVPTVVAIAGGQPVDAFAGALPEPQIREWLTTLIDALRDRLPGIAAAEANRGAAAEQPEEEEPEDPRFVAAEEAFDQGDYAAAEAAYQEILTAEPANEMAKAALAQVRFTARAESADPSAIAKADATPDDLDAQLAAADAELAASQVEEAFTRLINAVRRTAGEDRDRARKHLVDLFELFDPADDRVMKARRNLASALF
- the gntA gene encoding guanitoxin biosynthesis heme-dependent pre-guanitoxin N-hydroxylase GntA — encoded protein: MVDHISAEDFACLGARAALRKNAITHHHYGDFGDVSEIAALHHDLVTYAKETKFSNKSFASFLATFDELECPSEQHFERLLWGQLQALHDYDVAQGTRWYRLYSSDPGSSDFAYCVGGHPFFVIGMHPNASRPGRRFPRPAVVFNSHVQFNALREKFFTMRERIREREMEFHGSVNPSFLAYEDESRHYGGRFTEPDWVCPFTPRVTGKTAGSVSLPKKLPPQE